AATTTGGTCAGATAGAACTGGAGAATGGACGGCATGGTCAGCAGCCTGCCCGCCAGGTCGAGCTGGCTGATGGGTGCGGCGTTGGTGTTCTCGCCCAGCAGCCCCACGGCGTTGATGCGCAGGTATAGATAGAGTGCCACCGGCACCACCAGCATGGCCGCGAACTGCAGCAATCGCCGGCGCTTATCAAACAGCAACAAGTACAGCAGCGCCACCAGCACAAACAATACCGCCGTCTCCTTGGAGAATAGCGAGAACAGCAACAAGCCGGCCGCCACCACCAACCCCTTCCAGCCGCTGCTGCGCGAGAGCACCAACAGTGCCAACATGCCGGAGAGAAAGAACAGCGGCTCCTGCATGGAAGGAATCGCAAAGGCCGCCTGCGAGTTGATGGGATGCACCAAAAAGATCAGGGCCAGGCCCAGCGCCAGCGCCGGCCGCATAAACTGTTTGAGGAACAGATGCAGCACAAAGGCCGCCCCGGCTATCAACAGCAGCTGCACAAGATGGTACGCCACGGGTGCCGCCTCCGCCAGTTCGTAAATCAGCGCGAAGGTAGTAGTCATCATCGGCCGGTAAAACGACCCCACCAGATGCTGCCCGTTAAAGAACGTGCTCGACTTGAAGTAGTAAGGCAAGTTTTGCAACGAATGCACCGGCAGGTTATCGACGATCTGGAACGTGTCGTCGCCCTGGAACCCGCCACCCAGGCCCGTAAAGAACACCACCAGCGCCACGCTGCCGATGATGGCCGCCACAAAACGGTCTTCCAGGGTATCGAGCCAGCGCAGCCAAGGATGCGAGGCCTGAGTGCGTCGCTTTTTCATACCAGATGATGGCCTAGGCCAGACTCGCCTTCAGCTCGGTTAGTTCCTGGCGGAGGAAGACAAGCTCATCCTCCATGTCGCGGTACTTCGTCATATCGCGTGAGGTCACCAGCAGCCACTGCACCTGGCCAAAGTCGTTGAGCAGTGGCGCGATGGTCACTTCCCAGTACTTCATGGTGCCTTTGTACGTGGGGCAATAGCCTTCAAAGCCGGCAATCGTGCCCTTGGTGGCCGTGGCCAGTGCTTCGACCGCCTTCTGATGCATG
This window of the Candidatus Saccharibacteria bacterium genome carries:
- a CDS encoding PAS domain-containing protein; its protein translation is MSNLPTDKIISCFYDSSTDCVKVLGTDGALLSFNPAGLKVMEIDDPKEVIGKDWLSFWEGNMHQKAVEALATATKGTIAGFEGYCPTYKGTMKYWEVTIAPLLNDFGQVQWLLVTSRDMTKYRDMEDELVFLRQELTELKASLA